The proteins below are encoded in one region of Ornithinimicrobium avium:
- a CDS encoding inositol monophosphatase family protein: protein MATYDDDLRLAHVLADAVERTALDLFGSPDLHLSVTDDGALITQATSRLEELLRHQLQRTRPRDRVEGRVLETTGHGDRRWVLDALDGTANYVRGVPVWATLISLVVEDEPVLGLVAAPSLARRWWAGRGSGAWTGRQLSRARPVRVSDTSVLEHASVSVDEVASWLFGPHGDGFAQLCDRVWRTRAFGDFWSHALVAEGAADVALAATADVYQLSALSAIVHEAGGRVTDPWGAGVTGPDASAPTPVLVTNAHLHELALATLAPQDGAHG from the coding sequence GTGGCCACGTACGACGACGACCTCCGCCTCGCGCACGTCCTCGCGGACGCCGTCGAGCGCACCGCTCTCGACCTCTTCGGGTCGCCGGACCTGCACCTGTCGGTGACCGACGACGGCGCGCTGATCACCCAGGCCACCTCGCGGCTGGAGGAGCTGCTGCGCCACCAGCTCCAGCGGACCCGTCCGCGCGACCGCGTCGAGGGCCGGGTCCTGGAGACGACGGGGCACGGCGACCGCCGGTGGGTCCTGGACGCGCTGGACGGCACCGCCAACTACGTGCGCGGGGTCCCGGTGTGGGCCACCCTGATCTCGCTCGTGGTCGAGGACGAGCCGGTGCTCGGCCTCGTCGCCGCGCCGTCCCTGGCCCGTCGGTGGTGGGCCGGGCGCGGCTCGGGCGCCTGGACCGGGCGCCAGCTCAGCCGCGCGCGGCCGGTCCGCGTCAGCGACACCTCGGTGCTCGAGCACGCGTCGGTCTCGGTCGACGAGGTGGCCTCCTGGCTCTTCGGTCCGCACGGGGACGGCTTCGCCCAGCTGTGCGACCGGGTATGGCGCACGCGCGCCTTCGGCGACTTCTGGAGCCACGCGCTGGTCGCCGAGGGCGCCGCGGACGTGGCGCTGGCGGCGACGGCCGACGTCTATCAGCTGTCCGCGCTCAGCGCGATCGTGCACGAGGCAGGCGGACGGGTCACCGACCCGTGGGGTGCCGGGGTGACCGGCCCGGACGCGTCTGCGCCGACGCCCGTCCTCGTCACGAACGCGCACCTGCACGAGCTGGCCCTGGCCACCCTGGCTCCGCAGGACGGCGCTCACGGGTGA
- a CDS encoding M16 family metallopeptidase, producing MPLDFPVSLTTLDNGLRLVVNEDHAVPSVSINLWVEVGSGHEQPGRTGLAHLFEHLMFQGSELVAEGEHMATLMAQGGRSNATTSFDRTTYVESVPTGALELALWLEADRHGHLLPALTQTNLDNQRDVVVEEKRQRYDTVPYGQALAHACRLVFPEGHPYHHTTIGDMDDLTAADLDDVHAFFTAHYGPRTSVLTLVGDVTAERASELAERYLGHLQDGTVPRPAAAEPLGPLPAPVALDLVEDVPSQRLYLAFRLPAVTDPDFVPVTMALDALASLEVSRLQLRLVRREESVSGCHASALGLASGTSLGLVVLDVSEGVDPADVERAVHEELEALAAEGPGEPELEASRAETERSWLEALASFDQRAELLGRAVVLHGDPQQVNTYLDEVMAVTAEEVRAAAERWLRPGCAATLRYLRPPVADAGMP from the coding sequence ATGCCCCTGGACTTCCCCGTCTCCCTGACGACGCTGGACAACGGTCTGCGGCTGGTCGTCAATGAGGACCACGCCGTGCCCAGCGTCTCGATCAACCTCTGGGTCGAGGTCGGCTCCGGCCACGAGCAGCCCGGCCGGACCGGGTTGGCGCACCTGTTCGAGCACCTGATGTTCCAGGGCTCCGAGCTCGTCGCCGAGGGGGAGCACATGGCCACGCTCATGGCGCAGGGTGGCCGGTCCAACGCCACCACCTCCTTCGACCGCACCACCTACGTGGAGTCGGTGCCCACCGGCGCGCTCGAGCTGGCCCTCTGGCTCGAGGCCGACCGCCACGGCCACCTGCTGCCCGCCCTCACCCAGACCAACCTGGACAACCAGCGGGACGTCGTCGTCGAGGAGAAGCGGCAGCGCTACGACACCGTGCCCTACGGGCAGGCGCTCGCGCACGCGTGCCGGCTGGTCTTCCCCGAGGGCCACCCCTACCACCACACCACGATCGGCGACATGGACGACCTGACGGCCGCCGACCTGGACGACGTGCACGCCTTCTTCACCGCCCACTACGGCCCCCGCACGAGCGTGCTGACGCTCGTCGGCGACGTGACGGCGGAGCGGGCCAGCGAGCTGGCCGAGCGCTACCTGGGACACCTGCAGGACGGGACGGTCCCCCGACCCGCGGCGGCCGAGCCCCTCGGGCCGCTGCCCGCCCCGGTCGCCCTCGACCTCGTCGAGGACGTCCCCAGCCAGCGGCTCTACCTCGCCTTCCGCCTGCCCGCGGTGACCGACCCCGACTTCGTGCCCGTCACGATGGCTCTGGACGCCCTCGCCTCGCTGGAGGTGTCCCGGCTCCAGCTGCGGCTGGTGCGCCGGGAGGAGAGCGTCAGCGGCTGCCACGCCTCGGCGCTCGGGCTGGCCTCCGGGACGTCGCTGGGTCTGGTGGTGCTGGACGTCAGCGAGGGCGTGGACCCGGCCGACGTCGAGCGCGCCGTCCACGAGGAGCTGGAGGCCCTCGCGGCCGAGGGTCCGGGGGAGCCCGAGCTCGAGGCGTCGCGCGCCGAGACCGAACGCTCCTGGCTGGAGGCGCTGGCCAGCTTCGACCAGCGCGCCGAGCTGCTCGGCCGGGCCGTCGTCCTGCACGGCGACCCGCAGCAGGTCAACACCTACCTGGACGAGGTGATGGCGGTGACGGCCGAGGAGGTCCGGGCCGCTGCCGAGCGGTGGTTGCGCCCCGGCTGCGCGGCGACCCTGCGCTACCTGCGGCCGCCCGTCGCGGACGCAGGTATGCCGTGA
- a CDS encoding M16 family metallopeptidase, which yields MSARVVQRPPVLPPAAWEFPEPRQHRLGNGMRLLVVDLPGQHVLSVRVHLRLPVSHEAPGTEGATLLMARALDEGTTRHTSEQIAELSERNGIAWGAGAGERGVHLGVEATGRHLGTAMALMTEVLGEATFPHPEVARLVRHRLADIAHAEADPGSRASLQFVRTYFDDRDRPHLPVGGTRETVAALTPDHLRERHAQLSPLGATVVLAGDLSSAPGAVSIVSATLGTWAGYGDLADLPGPARRAADAGRAVLVPRPGLAQTELYLGRPGPDRRTHHGWGTYQALGMLLGGSPHARIDRVLREEKGYTYGVRAGFRPRAVGGLTVVGGSVRTDATAEALSELLPILDTPGAELTDDEVRAAADFVAMTAPGRYGTADAVAEEIVSLAADGLSPQTVTHTLAQLRGLTAEQVAAAWDEVRQGPPWTVVLVGDPALADDLDGLGLGELTVLEG from the coding sequence GTGAGCGCGCGCGTCGTGCAGCGGCCCCCGGTCCTCCCACCGGCGGCGTGGGAGTTCCCCGAACCGCGGCAGCACCGTCTGGGCAACGGCATGCGGCTGCTGGTCGTGGACCTGCCCGGCCAGCACGTGCTCTCCGTACGGGTGCACCTGCGGCTGCCGGTCTCCCACGAGGCACCCGGCACGGAGGGCGCCACGCTGCTCATGGCCAGAGCCCTGGACGAGGGGACCACGCGCCATACCAGCGAGCAGATCGCCGAGCTGTCCGAGCGCAACGGCATCGCGTGGGGAGCCGGGGCGGGGGAGCGCGGCGTCCACCTGGGGGTGGAGGCCACCGGACGTCACCTCGGGACGGCCATGGCGCTGATGACGGAGGTCCTGGGCGAGGCGACCTTCCCGCACCCGGAGGTGGCGCGGCTGGTGAGGCACCGGCTCGCTGACATCGCGCACGCGGAGGCGGACCCGGGCTCCCGGGCGTCGCTGCAGTTCGTGCGGACCTACTTCGACGACCGCGACCGGCCCCACCTGCCGGTGGGCGGCACCCGCGAGACCGTCGCCGCGCTGACCCCCGACCACCTGCGCGAACGCCACGCCCAGCTCAGCCCCCTCGGTGCCACCGTCGTGCTGGCCGGCGACCTGTCCTCGGCCCCCGGGGCCGTGTCGATCGTGTCGGCCACGCTGGGGACCTGGGCGGGCTACGGCGACCTCGCCGACCTGCCGGGTCCCGCGCGCCGCGCCGCCGACGCGGGCCGCGCGGTGCTCGTGCCGCGCCCGGGGCTGGCGCAGACCGAGCTCTACCTGGGTCGGCCCGGGCCGGACCGGCGCACCCATCACGGGTGGGGCACCTACCAGGCGCTGGGGATGCTGCTCGGCGGCTCCCCGCACGCCCGGATCGACCGGGTCCTGCGCGAGGAGAAGGGCTACACCTATGGCGTGCGGGCCGGCTTCCGGCCCCGTGCCGTGGGCGGCCTGACCGTGGTCGGAGGGTCGGTGCGGACCGACGCCACGGCGGAGGCGCTCTCCGAGCTGCTCCCCATCCTGGACACGCCAGGGGCCGAGCTCACCGACGACGAGGTCCGGGCGGCGGCCGACTTCGTCGCCATGACCGCACCGGGCCGCTACGGCACGGCCGACGCGGTGGCCGAGGAGATCGTCTCGCTGGCCGCCGACGGGCTCTCGCCGCAGACGGTCACCCACACGCTCGCCCAGCTGCGCGGACTGACGGCCGAGCAGGTGGCGGCCGCCTGGGACGAGGTGCGTCAGGGACCGCCCTGGACCGTCGTGCTCGTCGGGGACCCCGCCCTGGCCGACGACCTGGACGGGCTGGGCCTGGGGGAGCTGACCGTCCTGGAGGGTTAG
- the aroA gene encoding 3-phosphoshikimate 1-carboxyvinyltransferase, translating to MSDLPTWSAPHASGPVDAVVPVPGSKSLTNRWLVLAGLADGTCTLRQPLRSRDSDRMVGALRVLGAVVDDSSDDAWRVVPPVRPRGGGMIDCGQAGTVMRFVPPMAALADGPVRFDGHDSARTRPVGPVLSALRGLGVEVEDEGRGTLPYTVHGTGGVGGGQVRVDASASSQFVSALLLAGARFADGLTLEHTGATLPSRTHIEMTVQVLRAAGVEVSCPDAQTWRVEPGRVRAFEVEVEPDLSSAAPLLALAAVTGGTVVVPRWPATTTQPGDHLREVLARMGATTSLTERGLVVTGRGVPDGGLVGADLDLSDAGELTPVVAALAVLATTPSRLRGIAHLRGHETDRLAALTTEIGRLGGRAEETADGLRIEPAPLHGARLRTYHDHRMAMFAAVVGAAVPGVEVEDVGTADKTFPGFHTVWERIMEDGATAPVP from the coding sequence ATGAGCGACCTGCCGACCTGGTCCGCACCCCATGCGTCCGGGCCCGTCGACGCCGTGGTCCCCGTGCCCGGCAGCAAGTCGCTCACCAACCGCTGGCTGGTGCTCGCGGGCCTGGCCGACGGCACGTGCACGCTTCGCCAGCCGCTGCGCTCGCGCGACAGCGACCGGATGGTCGGGGCATTGCGCGTCCTCGGGGCCGTCGTCGACGACTCCTCCGACGACGCCTGGCGTGTCGTCCCACCGGTCCGGCCGCGCGGCGGCGGCATGATCGACTGCGGCCAGGCCGGGACGGTCATGCGCTTCGTCCCGCCCATGGCGGCCCTGGCGGACGGCCCGGTCCGCTTCGACGGGCACGACAGCGCCCGGACCCGTCCCGTCGGGCCGGTGCTCAGCGCCCTGCGCGGCCTCGGGGTCGAGGTCGAGGACGAGGGCCGCGGCACGCTGCCGTACACGGTGCACGGCACCGGTGGCGTCGGCGGCGGTCAGGTCCGCGTCGACGCCTCGGCCAGCTCGCAGTTCGTCTCCGCGCTGCTGCTCGCCGGGGCGCGCTTCGCCGACGGGCTCACCCTGGAGCACACGGGTGCGACGCTGCCGTCGAGGACCCACATCGAGATGACGGTGCAGGTGCTGCGCGCGGCCGGCGTGGAGGTCTCCTGCCCGGACGCCCAGACGTGGCGCGTGGAGCCCGGACGGGTGCGCGCCTTCGAGGTGGAGGTCGAGCCGGACCTGTCCTCCGCGGCCCCGCTCCTCGCGCTGGCCGCGGTGACCGGCGGGACCGTCGTCGTGCCGCGCTGGCCGGCGACCACCACCCAGCCGGGCGACCACCTGCGCGAGGTCCTGGCGCGGATGGGCGCGACCACCTCGCTGACCGAGCGCGGCCTCGTCGTCACCGGCAGAGGAGTGCCGGACGGCGGGCTCGTGGGCGCCGACCTCGACCTCTCCGACGCCGGCGAGCTGACCCCGGTCGTCGCGGCGCTGGCGGTGCTGGCGACCACCCCCAGCCGGCTGCGGGGCATCGCGCACCTGCGCGGCCACGAGACCGACCGGCTGGCCGCCCTGACCACCGAGATCGGCCGGCTCGGCGGCCGCGCGGAGGAGACCGCCGACGGGCTCCGCATCGAGCCCGCGCCGCTGCACGGCGCGCGGCTGCGGACCTACCACGACCACCGGATGGCGATGTTCGCCGCGGTGGTCGGCGCGGCCGTCCCCGGCGTGGAGGTCGAGGACGTGGGCACCGCCGACAAGACCTTCCCCGGCTTCCACACCGTGTGGGAGCGCATCATGGAGGACGGGGCCACGGCCCCCGTGCCGTGA
- a CDS encoding UPF0182 family membrane protein has translation MSEQDNGPGPDDPAGRPPGGPAGAGRAGGPPPGGPFGRGLPRRRGRLVPTVLVLLALLALIGWGATLWTEFLWYDSVGFRRVLTTRLLTQAGLWVVAAVLTATVIWSGLWLAWRHRPVYAPSTPEQAALDRYRTALDPVRRLVFVAVPVLLGAFTGTAAASQWQTVLLFLNRQPFGTKDPHFGLDVGFFVFSLPFWQMLVSFATLVLGLTLVAALLTHYIYGGLQLQGGPRSSRTTTAARVHIATIIAVLLLVRAGGYWLERYALSMSQHARITGMTYTDVHAVLPTRGILAAAALLCAVFFLSTIWTRTWRLPLISLAGLLVVALLLGGVYPSLVQSLRVLPSEAQLEVPYIDRAIDSTLAAYGLEKLEKIDYKAETEAEPGQLRSDAATVPGIRIVDPQVVSPTFRQLQGVRNYYQFGDALDVDRYEVKGEMVDTVIAVRELNLDGVPAGQRNWVNDHTVYTHGFGVVAAYGNQRTPEGEPRFFESNIPPKGALGEYEPRIYFGEHSPLYSIVGAPEGATPRELDYPVSGQETGEVSNTYAGTGGVPIGTLAHRLAYAIKYRQVEILLSDSVNEQSLLLDHRGPRERVKRVAPWLRLDGNPYPAVVDGRVQWIVDGYTVSSRYPYSQMEELGEVTLDSLQQADNVRSIGQGRVNYIRNSVKATVDAFDGSVNLYAWDEDDPLLKAWSQAFDGTVRPISDISGELMGHLRYPEDLFKVQREVLSRYHVVDAGSFFTGQDFWAVSEDPTVEQETKPDIPPYYLSIAMPEQQSPTFSLTTTYIPAGSERQNLTGYLAVDADAGSDGGGRRDDYGQLRMLVLPRDTTVRGPGQFQNEVNSSNETSDAFDVTLSQFLNLNRQQGSQVKLGNLLTLPVGDGLLYVEPVYVQSQGGSSYPLQRVVVVAFGNDLAWSDTLDGALDELFGGDSGATAGDAGSKGEPSTGGTGGTAGEQPGTGADEDALAGAVDDIQEAYAEGQKALESGDWDAYGKAQDRLQQAIQRAVDASPGGGSVTLPGDGSGGGADDASQTTAP, from the coding sequence GTGAGCGAGCAGGACAACGGGCCCGGCCCCGACGACCCCGCCGGCCGACCCCCCGGTGGTCCGGCGGGCGCCGGCCGCGCCGGCGGACCGCCCCCTGGGGGCCCCTTCGGTCGAGGGCTGCCGCGGCGGCGCGGACGGCTCGTGCCCACCGTGCTGGTGCTGCTGGCGCTGCTGGCCCTCATCGGCTGGGGCGCGACGCTGTGGACCGAGTTCCTCTGGTACGACTCCGTCGGCTTCCGCAGGGTGCTCACCACCCGCCTGCTCACCCAGGCCGGCCTGTGGGTGGTCGCCGCCGTCCTCACCGCGACCGTCATCTGGTCCGGCCTGTGGCTCGCCTGGCGTCACCGCCCGGTCTACGCGCCCAGCACCCCCGAGCAGGCCGCCCTGGACCGCTACCGCACCGCCCTCGATCCCGTCCGTCGGCTGGTCTTCGTCGCGGTGCCGGTCCTGCTCGGCGCCTTCACCGGGACCGCGGCCGCGTCGCAGTGGCAGACCGTCCTGCTCTTCCTCAACCGCCAGCCCTTCGGCACCAAGGATCCGCACTTCGGCCTGGACGTCGGGTTCTTCGTCTTCAGCCTGCCGTTCTGGCAGATGCTCGTCTCCTTCGCCACGCTCGTCCTGGGTCTGACCCTCGTCGCGGCGCTGCTGACGCACTACATCTACGGCGGGCTGCAGCTGCAGGGCGGCCCGCGGTCCTCGCGGACGACCACGGCCGCCCGCGTGCACATCGCCACGATCATCGCCGTGCTCCTCCTCGTGCGGGCGGGGGGCTACTGGCTGGAGCGCTACGCGCTGTCGATGTCGCAGCACGCCCGGATCACCGGCATGACCTACACCGACGTGCACGCGGTCCTGCCTACGCGCGGCATCCTCGCGGCGGCGGCCCTGCTGTGCGCGGTCTTCTTCCTGTCCACGATCTGGACCCGCACCTGGAGACTGCCGCTCATCAGCCTCGCCGGCCTGCTGGTGGTCGCCCTGCTGCTGGGCGGCGTCTACCCCTCGCTGGTCCAGTCGCTGCGGGTCCTTCCCTCCGAGGCGCAGCTCGAGGTCCCCTACATCGACCGGGCCATCGACAGCACCCTCGCCGCCTACGGCTTGGAGAAGCTGGAGAAGATCGACTACAAGGCCGAGACCGAGGCCGAGCCGGGCCAGCTGCGCAGCGACGCCGCCACCGTCCCCGGCATCCGTATCGTCGACCCCCAGGTGGTCTCGCCCACCTTCCGCCAGCTGCAGGGCGTGCGCAACTACTACCAGTTCGGCGACGCGCTCGACGTCGACAGGTACGAGGTCAAGGGCGAGATGGTCGACACCGTCATCGCCGTGCGCGAGCTCAACCTCGACGGCGTGCCCGCCGGGCAGCGCAACTGGGTCAACGACCACACCGTCTACACGCACGGGTTCGGCGTGGTGGCCGCCTACGGCAACCAGCGCACCCCGGAGGGCGAGCCGCGCTTCTTCGAGAGCAACATCCCCCCGAAAGGGGCTCTGGGCGAGTACGAGCCGAGGATCTACTTCGGTGAGCACTCGCCGCTGTACTCGATCGTCGGCGCGCCCGAGGGTGCGACCCCGCGCGAGCTGGACTACCCGGTGAGCGGGCAGGAGACCGGTGAGGTCAGCAACACCTACGCCGGGACGGGCGGCGTGCCGATCGGCACGCTCGCCCACCGCCTCGCCTACGCGATCAAGTACCGCCAGGTCGAGATCCTCCTGTCGGACTCGGTCAACGAGCAGTCGCTCCTGCTCGACCACCGCGGCCCGCGCGAGCGCGTGAAGCGTGTCGCTCCGTGGCTGCGCCTGGACGGCAACCCCTACCCGGCGGTCGTGGACGGTCGCGTGCAGTGGATCGTCGACGGCTACACCGTCAGCAGCCGCTACCCCTACAGCCAGATGGAGGAGCTCGGCGAGGTCACCCTCGACTCGCTCCAGCAGGCGGACAACGTCCGCTCCATCGGCCAGGGCCGGGTCAACTACATCCGCAACTCGGTCAAGGCCACCGTCGACGCCTTCGACGGCAGCGTCAACCTCTACGCCTGGGACGAGGACGACCCGCTCCTCAAGGCGTGGTCGCAGGCCTTCGACGGCACCGTCCGGCCGATCTCCGACATCAGCGGGGAATTGATGGGGCACCTGCGCTACCCGGAGGACCTCTTCAAGGTCCAGCGCGAGGTGCTCTCCCGCTACCACGTCGTCGACGCGGGCTCCTTCTTCACCGGCCAGGACTTCTGGGCCGTCTCCGAGGACCCCACGGTCGAGCAGGAGACCAAGCCGGACATCCCGCCCTACTACCTGTCCATCGCGATGCCCGAGCAGCAGAGCCCCACCTTCAGCCTCACGACCACCTACATCCCGGCCGGGTCGGAGCGGCAGAACCTCACCGGCTACCTCGCGGTGGATGCCGACGCGGGCTCCGACGGCGGCGGCCGTCGGGACGACTACGGCCAGCTGCGGATGCTCGTCCTGCCCCGCGACACCACCGTGCGCGGACCAGGACAGTTCCAGAACGAGGTCAACTCCTCCAACGAGACCTCGGACGCCTTCGACGTCACGCTCTCCCAGTTCCTCAACCTCAACCGCCAGCAGGGCTCGCAGGTCAAGCTGGGCAACCTGCTGACGCTGCCGGTCGGCGACGGGCTGCTCTACGTGGAGCCGGTCTACGTCCAGTCCCAGGGCGGCTCCTCCTACCCGCTCCAGCGCGTCGTCGTGGTCGCCTTCGGCAACGACCTGGCCTGGTCCGACACCCTGGACGGCGCTCTGGACGAGCTGTTCGGCGGCGACTCCGGGGCGACGGCGGGGGATGCCGGCAGCAAGGGCGAGCCCAGCACGGGCGGCACCGGCGGCACGGCCGGCGAGCAACCGGGGACCGGCGCCGACGAGGATGCGCTGGCCGGGGCGGTCGACGACATCCAGGAGGCCTACGCGGAGGGCCAGAAGGCGCTCGAGTCCGGCGACTGGGACGCCTACGGCAAGGCCCAGGACCGGCTCCAGCAGGCCATCCAGCGTGCGGTCGACGCCAGTCCTGGGGGTGGCTCCGTCACCCTGCCCGGTGACGGGAGCGGGGGCGGCGCCGACGACGCGTCGCAGACCACGGCACCCTGA
- a CDS encoding alpha/beta hydrolase family protein — translation MSGPTGAPGTEVVTREGPALVRVVRPATVNGPGPGHLGTLLLGHGAGGRRDAADLLALAALAEDGWTVVLVDQPWRVAGRRVATAPPSLDRAWTDVTTTLMTPGWQQEHDIPLPVPWVVGGRSAGARVACRTAPETASVAGVVCLAFPLHPPGRPDRSRAAELARPLAAALPTLVVQGTRDPFGTPEEVSAAVGPDPALTLVPVPGAHSPSRELTTVRRQVADFLAALP, via the coding sequence GTGAGCGGGCCGACCGGGGCGCCGGGGACCGAGGTCGTCACCCGCGAGGGTCCCGCCCTCGTCCGGGTGGTCCGACCGGCCACGGTGAACGGTCCCGGTCCCGGTCACCTCGGCACGCTGCTGCTGGGGCACGGTGCGGGCGGCCGGCGGGACGCGGCCGACCTCCTCGCGCTCGCCGCCCTCGCCGAGGACGGCTGGACGGTCGTGCTGGTCGACCAGCCCTGGCGGGTGGCCGGACGCAGGGTCGCCACCGCACCCCCGAGCCTGGACCGGGCATGGACCGACGTGACCACCACCCTGATGACGCCGGGCTGGCAGCAGGAGCACGACATACCCCTGCCTGTCCCCTGGGTGGTCGGCGGCCGCAGCGCCGGAGCGCGCGTCGCCTGCCGGACCGCCCCGGAGACGGCCTCGGTGGCCGGCGTCGTCTGCCTCGCCTTCCCGCTGCACCCGCCCGGCCGTCCGGACCGCAGCCGCGCTGCGGAGCTGGCCCGGCCGCTCGCCGCGGCGCTGCCCACGCTCGTCGTGCAGGGAACCCGGGATCCGTTCGGCACCCCCGAGGAGGTGTCCGCCGCGGTCGGCCCCGACCCGGCGCTCACGCTCGTCCCGGTCCCGGGCGCGCACTCCCCCTCACGCGAGCTCACCACGGTCCGTCGTCAGGTCGCCGACTTCCTGGCCGCGCTACCGTGA
- the rsgA gene encoding ribosome small subunit-dependent GTPase A, whose protein sequence is MSGRYDHLDESAVHNRPSRRGSRPRTKERPAHEDAVVGMVTGVDRGRYTTRVGDRAVVAMRARELGRSRIVVGDRVAMVGDTTGTPDTLARIVRVEERDTVLRRSADDSDRVERVIVANADQLVVVTALADPEPRPRMVDRCLVAAYDAGLDPLLVLTKADLADPRDFLAHYDALDVPHVVSRSAAGPGGGAALDPPAVEAVRSHLTDRVSVLVGHSGVGKSTLVNALVPEADRATGPVNTVTGRGRHTSTSAVGLELPGGGWVVDTPGVRSFGLGHVDPATFVQHFEDLVPGTAGCPRGCSHDEPDCALDAWVEEGHAGPAGPARLESLRRLLRSRTGDEHA, encoded by the coding sequence GTGAGCGGGCGCTACGACCACCTCGACGAGTCGGCGGTGCACAACCGCCCGTCGCGCCGCGGCAGCCGGCCGAGGACCAAGGAGCGTCCCGCCCACGAGGACGCCGTCGTCGGGATGGTCACCGGCGTCGACCGGGGCCGCTACACCACCCGGGTCGGGGACCGCGCGGTGGTCGCGATGCGCGCCAGGGAGCTGGGGCGCTCCAGGATCGTCGTCGGCGACCGCGTGGCCATGGTCGGCGACACGACCGGCACGCCCGACACGCTGGCCCGCATCGTCCGCGTCGAGGAGCGCGACACCGTGCTCCGGCGCAGCGCCGACGACAGCGACCGTGTCGAGCGGGTCATCGTCGCCAACGCCGACCAGCTGGTCGTGGTCACCGCGCTCGCCGACCCCGAGCCGCGCCCCCGGATGGTCGACCGGTGCCTCGTCGCCGCCTACGACGCCGGGCTGGACCCGCTGCTGGTGCTGACCAAGGCCGACCTGGCCGACCCGAGGGACTTCCTCGCCCACTACGACGCGCTCGACGTGCCGCACGTGGTCAGCCGCAGCGCGGCTGGCCCTGGGGGCGGCGCCGCCCTGGACCCGCCGGCGGTGGAGGCGGTGCGGTCCCACCTCACCGACCGCGTCAGCGTGCTCGTCGGACACTCCGGCGTGGGCAAGTCGACCCTGGTCAACGCGCTGGTCCCGGAGGCGGACAGAGCGACGGGCCCGGTCAACACGGTCACCGGGCGCGGACGGCATACCTCGACCTCCGCCGTGGGGCTCGAGCTGCCCGGCGGCGGCTGGGTCGTCGACACCCCGGGCGTGCGGTCCTTCGGCCTGGGGCACGTGGACCCGGCGACCTTCGTCCAGCACTTCGAGGACCTCGTCCCCGGCACCGCCGGCTGCCCCCGCGGGTGCAGCCACGACGAGCCGGACTGCGCGCTCGACGCGTGGGTCGAGGAGGGCCACGCAGGGCCCGCGGGACCGGCCCGGCTGGAGTCGCTGCGGCGGCTGCTGCGCAGCCGTACCGGTGACGAGCACGCCTGA
- a CDS encoding SOS response-associated peptidase: protein MCGRYAATAHPDELVEAYDVELDATAERSRSVLKNPQQPPPGQPDTNVAPSKQAPVVLTRVPRDGDEGGAPVRQLRLLTWGLVPSWAKDPSVGARMTNARSETVLDKPAFARAAARRRCLVPVTGWYEWQQSPVATDARGRPRKQPFLVTRADGAPLALAGLYEFWKAPEDPAEDPLSWIVSYTVITTAAEPGLDRIHDRQPVALDPDAWSDWLDPGLTSPDEVRALLDASHVPGRFRAWPVSTAVNSSRSNGPDLLEPLPADQLVGAVDPATGEVLGG from the coding sequence ATGTGCGGGCGCTACGCCGCCACCGCGCACCCCGACGAGCTCGTCGAGGCCTACGACGTGGAGCTGGACGCCACCGCCGAGCGGTCGCGCAGCGTGCTGAAGAACCCGCAGCAACCACCGCCCGGCCAGCCCGACACCAACGTCGCCCCCAGCAAGCAGGCGCCCGTCGTGCTCACCCGCGTGCCCAGGGACGGTGACGAGGGCGGCGCACCGGTGCGCCAGCTGCGGCTGCTCACGTGGGGGCTGGTTCCCTCGTGGGCCAAGGATCCCTCCGTCGGCGCCCGGATGACCAACGCCCGCTCGGAGACCGTGCTGGACAAGCCGGCCTTCGCCCGGGCGGCCGCCCGGCGCCGATGCCTGGTGCCGGTCACCGGGTGGTACGAGTGGCAGCAGAGCCCCGTGGCCACCGACGCGCGCGGCCGGCCCCGCAAGCAGCCGTTCCTCGTCACCCGTGCCGACGGGGCGCCGCTCGCGCTCGCCGGTCTCTACGAGTTCTGGAAGGCACCCGAGGACCCGGCCGAGGACCCGCTGTCCTGGATCGTGTCCTACACGGTCATCACGACGGCGGCCGAGCCCGGTCTGGACCGGATCCACGACCGCCAGCCGGTCGCGCTGGACCCCGACGCGTGGTCCGACTGGCTGGACCCCGGCCTCACCTCCCCGGACGAGGTGCGCGCGCTGCTCGACGCCTCGCACGTGCCCGGCCGGTTCCGGGCCTGGCCGGTCAGCACCGCCGTCAACTCCTCGCGCAGCAACGGGCCCGACCTGCTGGAGCCGCTGCCGGCCGACCAGCTCGTCGGCGCGGTCGACCCCGCGACCGGTGAGGTCCTGGGCGGGTGA